A stretch of Myxococcus hansupus DNA encodes these proteins:
- a CDS encoding DUF2339 domain-containing protein, with the protein MAVEAEEHELRETVRKLEATVATLEARLARLEDAQVRPAEPRQVVTGPFTQPHTPVAPAPAKARRDLEAHLGTYWLSRVGIVALIIGIAYLITSYFGELGMLARVAAGYLLSAGLGAFGLWLSRRHQLFGRIIFGGGLALAYFVTYALHFLPSVRVIESQTLALVLLAAVVVTIVVIAQRMHSETVAGIALFLGLHTGMMSDITTFTLLSTTMLAAGALFFLVRNRWVVVPLSSLVAVYSTHIVWALRNDAVAPGAPSSERLMLSLGFLALYFMLFTVALLTRPRELSTVACLAFALINWGGLLLLGGYEVAQWSDGRLFLFFVVLALAQAGSAVVAREQRAPPALFHAYLLLCVLTLAAAMPAEFSRSALVMAWTATGATAALASRSLGAPLLRWAGMLILFTALGTCYFFIPKQALLQAVLLAAFVLAERVHVLPLPTLMASRPHATEGLLHAAGAAGAGLALVGLVSAWMPSGLTTLGWVVAAFGLFALGFALRERWYRLAALAVLAFALLRLLLVDLARLPTNQRIVTFILLGVMMLVISYTYTRLRDRKS; encoded by the coding sequence ATGGCCGTCGAGGCGGAAGAGCACGAGCTACGGGAAACGGTTCGCAAGTTGGAAGCCACGGTCGCGACGCTGGAGGCCCGGCTGGCCCGGCTCGAGGACGCCCAGGTGCGTCCCGCGGAGCCCCGGCAGGTGGTCACCGGCCCCTTCACGCAGCCCCACACACCCGTGGCGCCCGCGCCGGCGAAGGCGCGGCGGGACCTGGAGGCGCACCTCGGCACGTACTGGCTGAGCCGGGTGGGCATCGTCGCGCTCATCATCGGCATCGCGTACCTCATCACCTCCTACTTCGGTGAGCTGGGCATGCTGGCGCGCGTGGCGGCCGGCTACCTGTTGAGCGCGGGCCTGGGCGCCTTCGGCCTGTGGCTGTCGCGGCGGCACCAGCTCTTCGGCCGCATCATCTTTGGCGGAGGCCTGGCCCTGGCCTACTTCGTCACCTATGCGCTGCACTTCCTGCCCTCCGTGCGGGTCATTGAAAGTCAGACGCTCGCGCTGGTCCTGCTGGCCGCGGTGGTGGTGACCATCGTGGTCATCGCGCAGCGGATGCATTCCGAGACGGTGGCCGGCATCGCGCTCTTCCTCGGTCTGCACACGGGGATGATGAGCGACATCACCACGTTCACCCTGCTGTCCACCACGATGCTGGCCGCGGGCGCGCTCTTCTTCCTCGTGCGGAACCGTTGGGTCGTCGTGCCCCTGTCCAGCCTGGTGGCCGTGTACTCCACGCACATCGTCTGGGCGCTGCGCAATGACGCCGTGGCACCCGGTGCGCCCAGCAGCGAGCGGCTCATGTTGAGCCTGGGGTTCCTCGCCCTCTACTTCATGCTCTTCACGGTGGCGCTGCTGACACGCCCCCGCGAGCTGTCCACGGTCGCGTGTCTCGCCTTCGCGCTGATCAACTGGGGTGGCCTGCTGCTGCTCGGCGGCTACGAAGTGGCGCAGTGGAGCGATGGGCGACTCTTCCTCTTCTTCGTGGTGCTGGCGCTCGCCCAGGCCGGAAGCGCCGTGGTGGCCCGGGAGCAACGCGCGCCCCCGGCCCTCTTCCACGCGTACCTCTTGTTGTGCGTGTTGACGCTGGCGGCGGCCATGCCGGCGGAGTTCAGCCGCTCCGCGCTGGTGATGGCCTGGACGGCCACGGGCGCCACCGCGGCGCTCGCCTCCCGGAGCCTGGGCGCGCCGCTGCTGCGCTGGGCGGGCATGCTCATCCTCTTCACCGCGTTGGGCACCTGCTACTTCTTCATCCCCAAGCAGGCCTTGTTGCAGGCCGTGCTGCTCGCCGCCTTCGTGCTCGCGGAGCGCGTGCATGTCCTGCCCCTGCCCACCCTCATGGCCTCACGCCCTCACGCCACGGAGGGGCTGCTGCACGCGGCGGGTGCGGCGGGCGCGGGGCTGGCCCTGGTGGGGCTGGTGAGCGCGTGGATGCCGTCGGGGCTGACGACGCTGGGCTGGGTGGTGGCCGCCTTCGGCCTGTTCGCGCTGGGGTTCGCGCTGCGGGAGCGCTGGTACCGGCTGGCGGCGCTCGCCGTGCTGGCGTTCGCGCTGCTCCGCCTGTTGCTGGTGGACCTGGCCCGCCTTCCGACCAACCAGCGCATCGTCACGTTCATCCTGCTCGGCGTGATGATGCTCGTCATTTCGTACACGTACACCCGGCTGCGGGACCGGAAGAGTTGA
- a CDS encoding IS630 family transposase, with product MWCVPKLDAQYIERMEDVLELYARPLCPAEPVVCFDERPVQLLEWVRPASPAGPGREARQDYAYFRCGTANLFCAVEPKEGWHFVKATSNRKSEAFAEALRDVANHYPRAETIHLVLDNLSTHSCRALEVRFGVRAGRRLWRRFTVHFTPVHGSWLNQAEIEISLLSRQCLGKRRIPTLDKLDQETDAWEQWANHQRLRVCWRFTIPKARARFGYDPPNFSRSED from the coding sequence ATGTGGTGCGTGCCAAAGCTGGACGCTCAGTACATCGAGCGCATGGAGGACGTACTGGAACTGTACGCGCGCCCGCTATGCCCGGCGGAACCTGTCGTCTGCTTCGATGAGAGGCCCGTGCAACTGCTGGAGTGGGTGCGTCCTGCTTCACCTGCCGGCCCTGGGCGGGAAGCTCGCCAAGACTACGCCTACTTTCGTTGCGGCACCGCCAATCTCTTCTGTGCAGTGGAGCCCAAAGAGGGCTGGCACTTCGTGAAGGCTACTTCCAACAGGAAGAGCGAGGCGTTCGCAGAAGCGCTGCGAGACGTTGCCAACCACTACCCGAGAGCAGAAACCATTCACCTGGTGCTCGACAACCTCAGCACCCACTCCTGTCGAGCCTTGGAGGTACGATTCGGGGTACGAGCAGGTCGTCGACTCTGGCGCCGCTTCACTGTGCATTTCACGCCCGTGCACGGCAGTTGGCTCAATCAAGCTGAGATAGAGATTTCCCTTCTCTCCCGTCAGTGCCTGGGCAAGCGGCGCATCCCAACCCTCGACAAGCTCGACCAGGAAACAGACGCATGGGAGCAGTGGGCCAACCACCAGCGACTCCGAGTCTGCTGGCGGTTCACCATCCCAAAGGCTCGGGCGAGATTCGGATACGACCCACCAAACTTCTCCCGGTCAGAGGACTAG
- a CDS encoding DUF4139 domain-containing protein: MLVVPSNLDAVTVHAAGALCTRLATIPSAGGNLPSQVRINGLPLSLQPGSLRASVIRGPAGLGVRDLRPTYDVQLPPELDVPAVYRALDDAEFHHMRLESQLSRVAQELEALSKLSPGFPPRPKDGPSEPREAPVAAMMSLMSFVDAEMATLHTRKLDLERQLRDAEHALNLCRLRAAATSPELRGERARIYRGVVLTLTGPLPADQGAQLALEYAVQGARWVPTYDLRLPRTLEEGTLRMRASVLQRTGEDWTGVKLSVSTADVARNAEVPELKALRIGRHQPPPARSGWREPPAGLDELFAGYDAAIASAPAPTPGEPLFGSAVRSAPDPQDVSKEAPRGGAGPQREARNKSDLAAPDMAAPPGAPRGAPRPPAPAAPAMPEKMKRMSSASAPSRASKPRAAPMEVLDAPPEMDFDESEEALSDEGGTLGGGGGGAEDRATPRQEPSDALLDYDRLDLASAEAPGARGRLRPRPANVARELQVLTAMNVHVNITTLISVREQETSAIWTVPAPAWSQPPRATSQHFDARFDVEARADVPSDAVWHTVPVLTVPMGLAAEYVCVPSVEPRAFRTVRLENRTPYPLLAGPVDVTLENEFLMTSPLPTMAPGSTQRLGLGVEESIKVARNTRFDEATGGMFGGSTMLTHQVSVELANRLSSRVLVEVCERVPSVPLSAEKDIKVEEMEVAPVWQKRTPLPGEPKVEGERAWRVVLQPGEAQTLKATWTVKIPGNKMLGGGNRRT, encoded by the coding sequence ATGCTCGTTGTCCCATCCAACCTCGATGCGGTCACCGTCCACGCGGCGGGCGCGCTCTGCACGCGTCTCGCCACGATTCCATCGGCGGGAGGAAATCTCCCCTCGCAGGTGAGAATCAACGGTCTGCCTTTGTCGTTACAGCCGGGCTCGCTGAGGGCCTCCGTCATCCGGGGCCCCGCGGGACTCGGGGTGCGGGACCTCCGCCCCACCTACGACGTCCAACTCCCGCCGGAGCTCGACGTGCCCGCGGTGTACCGCGCGCTGGATGATGCCGAGTTCCACCACATGCGCCTCGAATCGCAACTGTCACGGGTGGCACAGGAGCTGGAGGCCCTGTCCAAGCTCTCGCCCGGGTTCCCGCCCCGGCCCAAGGACGGCCCTTCCGAGCCGAGGGAAGCGCCCGTGGCGGCGATGATGTCCCTCATGTCCTTCGTGGATGCCGAGATGGCCACGCTCCACACGCGCAAGCTGGACCTGGAACGGCAACTGCGAGACGCCGAGCATGCGCTCAACCTGTGCCGCCTCCGCGCGGCCGCGACGTCTCCCGAGCTGCGCGGTGAGCGGGCTCGCATCTACCGTGGCGTCGTCTTGACGCTCACGGGCCCGCTTCCCGCGGACCAGGGTGCGCAGCTCGCGCTCGAGTATGCCGTCCAGGGCGCCCGCTGGGTGCCCACGTACGACTTGCGGCTGCCTCGGACGCTCGAGGAGGGAACGCTGCGCATGCGCGCCTCCGTGCTCCAACGCACCGGCGAAGATTGGACGGGTGTGAAGCTGTCCGTCTCCACCGCCGACGTCGCGCGGAACGCCGAGGTCCCCGAGCTGAAGGCGCTGCGCATCGGCCGCCACCAGCCCCCTCCGGCACGCTCGGGCTGGCGCGAGCCCCCAGCGGGTCTGGACGAACTGTTCGCGGGCTATGACGCGGCGATCGCCTCCGCGCCGGCCCCCACGCCTGGCGAGCCCCTCTTCGGCTCCGCGGTGCGCAGCGCTCCAGATCCCCAGGACGTCAGCAAGGAGGCCCCCCGCGGAGGGGCTGGGCCGCAGCGCGAGGCCAGGAACAAGAGCGATCTGGCCGCCCCGGACATGGCCGCGCCCCCCGGCGCTCCGCGAGGAGCGCCCCGGCCCCCAGCCCCCGCCGCGCCCGCCATGCCCGAGAAGATGAAGCGCATGTCGTCGGCCTCGGCACCGTCGCGCGCCAGCAAGCCGCGCGCGGCGCCCATGGAGGTCCTGGACGCGCCACCGGAGATGGACTTCGACGAAAGCGAAGAGGCCCTGAGCGACGAAGGCGGCACGTTGGGTGGGGGCGGCGGCGGCGCCGAGGACCGCGCCACGCCGAGGCAGGAGCCCTCCGATGCGCTGCTGGATTACGACCGGCTGGATCTGGCTTCCGCGGAGGCCCCCGGCGCCCGCGGCAGGCTCCGCCCCCGGCCCGCGAACGTCGCCCGGGAACTCCAGGTGCTGACGGCGATGAACGTTCACGTCAACATCACCACCCTCATCTCGGTGCGCGAGCAGGAGACCTCCGCCATCTGGACGGTGCCCGCCCCCGCCTGGTCCCAACCGCCCCGCGCCACGTCCCAGCACTTCGATGCGCGCTTCGACGTGGAGGCCCGCGCGGACGTGCCTTCCGACGCGGTCTGGCACACCGTGCCCGTGCTCACGGTCCCCATGGGCCTGGCCGCCGAATACGTGTGCGTCCCCTCCGTGGAGCCGCGCGCCTTCCGCACGGTCCGGCTGGAGAACCGGACGCCGTATCCGCTGCTGGCCGGTCCCGTGGACGTCACGCTGGAGAATGAGTTCCTGATGACGTCCCCGCTGCCCACCATGGCGCCCGGCTCGACGCAGCGGCTGGGGCTGGGCGTGGAGGAGTCCATCAAGGTCGCGCGCAACACGCGCTTCGACGAGGCCACGGGAGGCATGTTCGGAGGCTCGACGATGCTCACGCACCAGGTCTCGGTGGAGCTGGCGAACCGGCTGTCCAGCCGCGTCCTCGTCGAGGTGTGCGAGCGCGTCCCCAGCGTTCCGCTCAGCGCGGAGAAGGACATCAAGGTGGAGGAAATGGAGGTGGCGCCGGTGTGGCAGAAGCGCACGCCCCTGCCCGGAGAGCCCAAGGTGGAGGGCGAACGCGCGTGGCGCGTGGTGCTCCAACCCGGTGAGGCACAAACCCTGAAGGCGACATGGACCGTCAAGATTCCCGGCAACAAGATGCTCGGGGGCGGGAACCGGAGGACATGA
- a CDS encoding helix-turn-helix domain-containing protein: MRGHARNQGLKLKQADSAALEALTHRGRESVRVLMRARALQLLAEGWTVVGAAEAVGVTQTTVRNVRRRYLKEGLGGALHERPRPGAARLLTERQASE; encoded by the coding sequence ATGAGGGGGCACGCACGGAATCAAGGGCTGAAGCTGAAGCAGGCGGACAGCGCAGCGCTGGAGGCGCTGACACACCGCGGGCGCGAGTCGGTGCGTGTGTTGATGCGAGCGAGGGCACTGCAGTTGCTGGCCGAGGGCTGGACGGTGGTGGGCGCGGCCGAGGCAGTAGGCGTCACGCAAACAACGGTGCGCAACGTACGCCGCCGCTACCTGAAGGAAGGGCTGGGCGGGGCGCTGCATGAGAGGCCACGGCCCGGAGCGGCGCGGCTTCTGACGGAGAGGCAGGCCAGCGAGTAG
- a CDS encoding M15 family metallopeptidase: MSLALLRWGVFLLLCWFAPQALAGEANSRRPTARGAKLVRLKNGQLLQRDAASAYQQMKAEARTKNIYLWVRSGYRSPAKQRRLYERYRKGKGPQAARPGRSNHQRGLAVDLVIGDVTTPTYDWLVSNACRFGFKRTVRSEPWHWEYRPRTTREPEPGFDCVGRPLKLPRPETPSVASTEKS, translated from the coding sequence ATGTCGCTCGCGCTGCTCCGCTGGGGTGTCTTTCTCCTCTTGTGTTGGTTCGCGCCCCAGGCCCTCGCCGGTGAAGCAAACAGCCGGCGACCCACGGCCCGGGGAGCGAAGCTCGTCCGCCTCAAGAACGGACAACTGCTGCAACGCGACGCCGCGTCCGCGTACCAGCAGATGAAGGCCGAAGCGCGCACGAAGAACATCTACCTCTGGGTCCGCAGCGGCTACCGCTCTCCCGCGAAGCAGCGCCGGCTCTACGAACGCTATCGCAAGGGCAAGGGGCCTCAGGCCGCGAGGCCGGGTCGCTCCAATCATCAGCGCGGGCTCGCGGTGGACCTGGTCATCGGCGACGTCACCACCCCCACCTACGACTGGCTCGTGTCGAACGCCTGTCGCTTCGGCTTCAAGCGCACGGTGCGCTCGGAGCCGTGGCACTGGGAGTACCGCCCGCGCACGACACGCGAGCCCGAGCCCGGCTTCGACTGCGTGGGCCGTCCCTTGAAGCTCCCGCGTCCGGAGACGCCTTCCGTGGCGAGCACGGAGAAGAGCTGA
- a CDS encoding DUF4139 domain-containing protein yields MGTLFTLPVVKVTVLEDRALVERRGEIPLSTGPQRLLIQGLSPLAVDRSLQAKVSGGTISQARIRRTALPVTPEAQRVHRTQVGQRIAELEEDARRADAEASRLDMRKRLLESARADLFRAISEQTGAGQARPESWREQLETLRREQASVDTAVTDNLRRRSEVTSALEEVKASRPFAEPSEELKVEVQAELEVGHPTGGPATVSVTYLVPCTAWRPSYRATLARDAAGESVTLECEAVVWQRTEEEWKDVELAFSTARPTLGATPPRLQEDRLWLRDKTERERQVVEVAIREEVIQTTGEPGAARGEDTLPGMDDGGEALTLSSPHRATVPSDGEPYRVPLFQFTAPAKSELLACPEQSVLVHRVARFDNTGPSVLLAGPVNLVRTSGYVGRAQLRFTGKGERVKLGFGSEDALRVSRTEDQGRETSRLTGRKVTTHKVRLFLSNMGAQAVPVAIEERIPVSEVESVEVQLLREHTKPAPSRVSEDGIVRFELTAAPRSQQELAMDYVVTSASKVAGL; encoded by the coding sequence ATGGGAACCCTCTTCACACTGCCGGTGGTCAAGGTCACCGTCCTGGAGGACCGGGCGCTCGTCGAGCGGCGAGGCGAAATCCCGCTGTCCACGGGCCCCCAGCGCCTGCTCATCCAGGGCCTGTCTCCGCTCGCCGTGGACCGTTCGCTCCAGGCGAAGGTCTCGGGGGGAACCATCTCCCAGGCGCGCATCCGCCGCACCGCCCTGCCCGTCACGCCCGAGGCCCAGCGCGTACACCGCACCCAGGTAGGCCAGCGCATCGCCGAGCTGGAGGAGGACGCCCGGCGCGCGGACGCGGAGGCGTCGCGGCTGGACATGCGCAAGCGGCTGCTCGAGTCCGCACGAGCCGACCTCTTCCGCGCCATCTCCGAGCAGACCGGCGCAGGACAGGCGCGGCCCGAGTCGTGGCGCGAACAGTTGGAAACCCTCCGGCGCGAGCAAGCGTCGGTCGACACGGCCGTGACGGACAACCTCCGACGAAGGAGCGAGGTGACGAGCGCCTTGGAGGAGGTGAAGGCCTCGCGGCCCTTCGCCGAGCCCTCCGAGGAGCTCAAGGTGGAGGTCCAGGCCGAGCTCGAGGTGGGCCACCCCACGGGCGGCCCCGCCACGGTCTCCGTCACCTACCTGGTGCCCTGCACGGCGTGGCGCCCCTCCTACCGGGCCACGCTGGCCCGCGACGCCGCTGGCGAATCCGTGACGCTGGAGTGCGAGGCCGTCGTCTGGCAGCGCACCGAGGAGGAGTGGAAGGACGTGGAGCTGGCCTTCTCCACCGCGCGCCCCACCCTGGGCGCGACGCCGCCCCGGCTCCAGGAAGACCGGCTGTGGCTGCGCGACAAGACGGAGCGCGAGCGGCAGGTGGTGGAGGTGGCGATCCGCGAGGAGGTCATCCAGACCACGGGCGAGCCCGGCGCGGCCCGCGGCGAGGACACCCTGCCCGGCATGGATGACGGCGGTGAGGCGCTGACCCTCTCCTCGCCCCATCGCGCGACGGTGCCCTCGGACGGCGAGCCCTACCGCGTTCCGCTCTTCCAGTTCACCGCGCCGGCGAAGTCCGAGCTGCTCGCCTGCCCCGAGCAGTCGGTGCTGGTGCATCGGGTGGCCCGCTTCGACAACACGGGTCCGTCGGTGCTGCTGGCCGGGCCGGTGAATCTGGTGCGCACCAGTGGCTATGTGGGGCGTGCGCAGCTTCGCTTCACTGGCAAGGGCGAGCGCGTGAAGCTGGGCTTCGGAAGCGAAGACGCGCTGCGCGTGTCCCGCACGGAGGACCAGGGGCGAGAGACCAGCCGCCTGACGGGCCGCAAGGTGACGACGCACAAGGTGCGGCTGTTCCTCTCCAACATGGGCGCGCAGGCGGTGCCCGTGGCCATCGAGGAGCGAATCCCCGTCTCCGAGGTGGAGTCGGTGGAGGTGCAGTTGCTGCGGGAACACACGAAACCCGCGCCTTCACGGGTGAGCGAGGATGGCATCGTCCGCTTCGAGCTGACGGCCGCGCCGCGCTCGCAGCAGGAGCTGGCGATGGACTACGTGGTGACGAGCGCGTCGAAGGTGGCGGGGCTCTGA
- a CDS encoding sulfatase-like hydrolase/transferase, whose protein sequence is MMQKWYNAYQETLHVPFVISNPRLFPEPRKAELVTSHVDLMPTLLGLAGIDADATRRELARDHSEAQPLVGRDLSGLVLGQTPEQHAPIYFMTDDNVESGLQMTNNLTGQAFPAVIQPKHIETVITRLPELTGDTLWKYSCYSDNPRFFAGAVGNTDEVATARFIPREYECYDLSEDPLETRNRCSAVSGAPLPPDVRAALDQVLQEERMKKRLLPKSLNRNATTKGPLRD, encoded by the coding sequence ATGATGCAGAAGTGGTACAACGCCTATCAGGAGACGTTGCACGTGCCGTTCGTCATCTCGAACCCGCGCCTGTTTCCGGAGCCACGGAAGGCGGAGCTGGTGACGTCGCACGTGGACCTGATGCCGACGTTGCTCGGTCTGGCCGGAATCGATGCCGATGCCACGCGGCGGGAGCTGGCTCGGGATCACTCGGAAGCCCAGCCGCTCGTGGGGCGGGACCTCTCGGGCCTGGTGCTTGGCCAGACGCCGGAGCAACACGCGCCCATCTATTTCATGACGGACGACAACGTCGAGTCCGGGCTCCAGATGACGAACAATCTCACCGGCCAGGCGTTCCCTGCCGTCATCCAACCCAAACACATTGAAACGGTCATCACCCGGCTCCCGGAGCTCACCGGAGACACCTTGTGGAAGTACAGTTGCTACTCGGACAACCCGCGCTTCTTCGCGGGGGCCGTTGGCAACACGGACGAGGTGGCCACGGCGCGGTTCATCCCTCGAGAGTACGAGTGTTACGACCTCTCGGAAGATCCGCTGGAGACGCGGAACCGTTGCAGCGCTGTCTCTGGCGCGCCGCTGCCTCCCGACGTTCGCGCCGCGCTCGACCAGGTGCTTCAGGAGGAGCGCATGAAGAAGCGCCTGCTCCCGAAGAGCCTCAACCGCAACGCGACGACCAAGGGGCCTCTTCGGGACTGA
- a CDS encoding MGMT family protein, translating into MSTTLRDERDYFERIYTVTCQVPHGKVATYGDIATIVGDGCDARIVGHALGALGSRADTVPWQRVINRTGGISTSGHGQREALEAEGVTFDEREQVRMDTHHWTGPSEDWARAHGFQPLPPRAGKPADAQMRLF; encoded by the coding sequence ATGTCCACGACCCTCCGCGACGAACGCGACTACTTCGAGCGCATCTACACCGTCACCTGCCAGGTGCCACACGGGAAGGTGGCCACCTACGGGGACATCGCCACCATCGTCGGCGACGGCTGCGACGCGCGCATCGTCGGCCATGCCCTGGGCGCCCTGGGCTCGCGCGCGGACACCGTGCCGTGGCAGCGCGTCATCAACCGCACCGGCGGTATCAGCACCTCCGGCCACGGACAGCGTGAGGCGCTGGAGGCGGAGGGCGTCACCTTCGATGAACGTGAGCAGGTGCGCATGGACACGCACCACTGGACCGGGCCGAGCGAGGACTGGGCGCGCGCGCATGGCTTCCAGCCCCTGCCCCCGCGTGCGGGCAAACCCGCGGACGCGCAAATGCGTCTGTTCTGA
- a CDS encoding IS701 family transposase → MRQPSDTEAQAPEVRLVGRLVTELESIGAWLQPHFRRREAHAAAVEYVKSLLGRAQRKNMWGLSEDAGHRAPYAFQHLLLRAKWDADVVRDDVLEYARRALGEGGILAVDETGFLKKGAKSVGVARQYTGTAGKVENAQVGVFLSYATPHGHALVDRELYLPESWAEDAGRREVGGIPDEVGFESKPALAQGMLQRALGAGLKPAWVVGDEVYGRDTTLRRFLEDLHQPYVLAVASNTHVWRGFYQVKPGDMVKDIAPEDWVRLSAGAGTKGPRLYDWARMRLNRHLGLSRWLLFRRGLVDGKVAFYVAHARRNASLESMVRAAGSRWAVEEDFESAKNEVGLADYEVRTWTAWHRHMTLCLVAHVFLAAARAMANLQLQEGLPPKALGLPRRRNPMRAFLVRRGLH, encoded by the coding sequence ATGCGGCAACCATCAGACACAGAAGCCCAGGCACCGGAAGTCCGGCTGGTCGGCCGTCTCGTGACGGAGCTGGAGTCGATAGGCGCTTGGCTGCAGCCGCATTTCCGCCGGCGCGAGGCGCATGCCGCCGCCGTCGAGTACGTGAAATCCCTGCTGGGGCGGGCGCAGCGCAAGAATATGTGGGGCCTTTCGGAGGATGCAGGGCATCGAGCGCCCTATGCCTTCCAGCACCTGCTGCTGCGTGCGAAGTGGGATGCGGATGTAGTGCGGGACGACGTGCTGGAGTACGCGCGCCGGGCGCTGGGCGAAGGCGGCATTCTGGCGGTGGACGAGACGGGCTTCCTGAAGAAGGGAGCGAAGTCGGTGGGCGTCGCGCGCCAGTACACGGGCACGGCGGGCAAGGTGGAGAACGCACAGGTGGGCGTCTTCCTCTCGTACGCGACGCCTCACGGGCATGCGCTGGTGGACCGGGAGTTGTACCTACCGGAGTCGTGGGCGGAAGACGCTGGGCGCCGCGAAGTGGGAGGCATTCCGGACGAGGTGGGCTTTGAATCCAAGCCGGCACTTGCGCAAGGCATGCTGCAACGGGCGCTGGGCGCGGGACTGAAGCCCGCGTGGGTGGTGGGGGATGAAGTCTACGGGCGGGACACCACCCTGCGCCGCTTCCTTGAAGACTTGCACCAGCCCTACGTGCTGGCGGTGGCTTCCAACACGCACGTCTGGCGCGGCTTCTACCAGGTGAAGCCGGGCGACATGGTGAAGGACATCGCGCCAGAGGACTGGGTGCGCCTGTCCGCGGGAGCGGGTACCAAGGGGCCACGCCTTTACGACTGGGCGCGCATGCGTCTCAACCGACACCTGGGCCTCTCGCGGTGGCTGCTATTTCGCAGAGGCCTCGTGGACGGCAAGGTGGCCTTCTACGTCGCCCATGCCCGACGCAATGCCTCGCTGGAGTCGATGGTGCGCGCAGCGGGCAGTCGGTGGGCCGTGGAGGAGGACTTCGAATCCGCCAAGAACGAGGTGGGGCTCGCCGACTATGAGGTGCGCACCTGGACGGCTTGGCATCGGCACATGACGTTGTGCCTGGTGGCCCACGTCTTTCTCGCTGCCGCGCGTGCCATGGCCAATCTGCAACTCCAGGAGGGGCTGCCCCCAAAAGCGCTCGGCCTGCCGAGACGCAGAAACCCAATGCGAGCGTTTCTCGTCCGGCGCGGCCTTCACTGA